From a single Metopolophium dirhodum isolate CAU chromosome 6, ASM1992520v1, whole genome shotgun sequence genomic region:
- the LOC132946271 gene encoding facilitated trehalose transporter Tret1-like: MYIKLNVPPVFKQMFAASGPLIVTLGSGMTVGFSAVLLPQLKDDRSTIKISSHQESWIASMAALPMAVGSVLGGVAMDKLGRKTTNLLICVPFVLGWTAVSMATGVTGVYVGRLMTGLSTGLLGPPTAVYIAEVTEQRYRGAALAMISFSVSAGILAVHTMGTFLGWRLVSALCSAVPFAGYVLIWFTPESPVWLREDEDRRHRRRTPAVCDPASGGVPSRPPPEIDSQPPLSAVKPTARQCFSRPSFLGPLAVLSTFFFVQQFSGVNAVAFYSVTLLKRVGPDLNEYHCTMALDVIRLAVSVLACGLTKRYGRRPLAVVSAVGTCVSLLCLAASVRDSGTPATAGSVAVHAVPAPAATASLAPVMSIVAYMVFVNIGLVPLPWIMSGEMFPGYCRELGSGLSTCFGFVMFYAVIQISPYLLTNIGTSITFYIFGTVSGVGALFLYLCLPETKNKSMEDST, from the exons ATGTTCGCCGCGTCCGGACCTCTGATAGTGACACTCGGTTCCGGGATGACCGTCGGGTTTTCGGCCGTTCTGTTACCGCAGCTCAAGGACGACCGATCGACCATCAAAATCAGCAGCCATCAAGAGTCGTGGATAG CCAGCATGGCAGCGCTACCGATGGCCGTGGGCAGCGTACTGGGTGGCGTGGCCATGGACAAGCTAGGCCGGAAGACCACCAACCTGCTCATCTGCGTGCCGTTCGTGCTCGGCTGGACGGCCGTGTCGATGGCCACCGGTGTGACGGGCGTGTACGTGGGTCGGCTGATGACGGGCCTCAGCACTGGTCTGCTTGGCCCACCAACGGCCGTATACATTGCCGAGGTGACAGAGCAGCGTTACCGGGGCGCTGCGCTGGCCATGATCTCTTTCTCGGTATCGGCCGGTATATTGGCCGTGCACACAATGGGCACGTTCCTCGGCTGGCGACTGGTATCAGCCCTATGCTCGGCCGTGCCGTTCGCCGGCTACGTGCTCATATGGTTCACACCCGAGTCACCTGTCTGGCTGCGCGAGGACGAGGACAGGCGCCACCGCCGTCGAACCCCTGCAGTCTGCGATCCCGCGAGTGGCGGTGTACCGTCGAGGCCACCACCGGAAATCGATTCGCAGCCACCGCTGTCGGCCGTCAAGCCGACGGCACGCCAGTGCTTCAGTAGGCCGTCATTTCTGGGGCCGCTGGCCGTACTGTCCACGTTCTTTTTCGTCCAACAGTTCTCGGGTGTCAACGCGGTGGCTTTCTACTCGGTGACGCTGCTCAAACGCGTTGGGCCCGATCTCAACGAGTACCACTGTACCATGGCCTTGGACGTCATCCGGCTGGCCGTGTCCGTGCTGGCGTGTGGCCTGACTAAGAGGTACGGCCGCCGGCCGCTAGCCGTCGTCTCAGCCGTAGGCACATGCGTGTCTCTGCTTTGCCTGGCCGCCTCGGTCCGAGACTCAGGCACCCCTGCCACCGCAGGTAGCGTGGCCGTACATGCGGTCCCAGCTCCGGCGGCCACTGCCAGCCTGGCACCCGTCATGTCCATCGTCGCGTACATGGTGTTCGTCAATATCGGGTTGGTGCCGTTGCCTTGGATCATGTCCGGCGAG ATGTTTCCCGGATATTGCCGAGAACTCGGCAGCGGCTTGTCCACGTGCTTCGGGTTCGTCATGTTCTACGCGGTGATCCAAATCAGCCCTTATCTGCTGACCAACATCGGCACGTCGATAACGTTTTACATTTTCGGCACCGTATCCGGCGTCGGTGCGTTATTCCTCTATCTGTGTCTACCGGAAACCAAAAACAAGTCAATGGAAGATTCGACGTGA
- the LOC132946270 gene encoding microsomal triacylglycerol transfer protein — protein sequence MPTISPMASSSDWSAVAFPLLLLLLSSSSPPPSSAAVVDSGRLFPAGVQYEYESTTTVLTGGSSDNRDPAVGHRVVGRLLVANLWPATDTAGDKLLRLHFKSPKLQTWSKKSKNDGNRQFIDRKSRIDSRFSDQPFFAHWRNGHIENLYVSSANSLTEENFKKGIAGLFQFQLSNQHAVEYSTLGECNVTYTKINENSVSKRIDGCISPTTLPPEIKHPDKIWQGTLRSKREGLLIYNQKSLVEVSFDENHEFSTSFMNEVGASVSSKQHIELKETKQNEDIIEANTFKEAIHQLEKQLKLKLEKQNLSPIHEVKNCKHYNSCNKLDDVVKNYHDSLLDSELGKSKSAYGAIKVMDAIENSDTKTIKKVLTDEKNVDIVVQLYDLLGAALNENSHKALMETLDLTDAKSVEKIERYLWSASIKFNPKVEIIKSLLSITDEKLASKKIVDTLFNTVTAMASRLARYNHTDANVLICGELVVKTLERLEKCKLDDDECILTYIRALSNLKHPLSMEVLLSFAQHGNRMTSAYAMKTIKMFGPDLWDNRVLKYCNRIFFQLVKEQDSSTRTIALAILLESDPDYDLLKHVVEWLSAPGEGYEIKQYALELLKEMANQNETSARLLRTVLVRERLNHYGSMAQRGLSSCFSRKFINYNNITGLVKNSQQIYSGVTKRGSVDIVLEHDNIKYDLCSFGMFTTGLGYFTSLYDDSGKKDTSDEANLPATAGLELVVFGVHIRPFIMFSSQGQLMGHVWAGTGSDKTPIIQGISQMIEHLQYVPLSNGITAELNVKGMLSLDISGQIEMSLWNKNAQSVIEKNGGISIQGSLKLDTDLVTDEVDFALITEGLLHMHSEAEFATKIVLCMRIVFVDTNVTTTVSKSEKVHGLPHKSHTTTTRTHPVSGRTFALNQMVNEFCNTIHSQ from the exons ATGCCCACCATCTCGCCGATGGCGTCATCGTCTGACTGGAGCGCAGTTGCGTTCCCACTGCTGCTGCTACtactgtcgtcgtcgtcgccgccacCGTCTTCGGCTGCCGTGGTGGACAGCGGCCGACTGTTCCCGGCCGGCGTCCAGTACGAGTACGAGTCGACGACCACCGTGCTGACCGGTGGATCTTCAGACAACCGAGACCCGGCGGTAGGTCATCGGGTGGTCGGTCGACTGTTGGTCGCCAATCTCTGGCCCGCTACCGATACCGCCGGCGACAAACTGTTGCGGCTACAC ttCAAGTCACCCAAACTTCAAACGTGGTCTAAGAAGTCTAAAAATGATGGTAATCGTCAATTTATCGACCGTAAATCGAGGATTGATAGCAGGTTTTCAGACCAACCGTTTTTTGCGCACTGGAGGAACGGGCATATAGAAAACCTGTATGTCTCTTCTGCTAATTCATTGACTgaggaaaattttaaaaaaggaatCGCTGGCCTCTTTCAG TTTCAATTGTCAAACCAACATGCTGTAGAATATTCTACGCTCGGAGAGTGCAACGTGacctatactaaaataaatgaaaatagtgTTTCAAAACGAATTGATGGATGCATTTCGCCTACAACACTGCCACCTGAAATTAAACATCCCGATAAA ATTTGGCAAGGAACTTTACGTTCAAAACGTGAAGGTTTACTGATATACAACCAAAAATCCTTGGTTGAAGTGTCTTTTGACGAAAATCATGAGTTTTCTACTAGCTTTATGAATGAAGTAGGAGCTTCGGTGTCATCAAAACAACATATAGAATTAAAAG AAACCAAACAAAATGAAGATATCATTGAAGCCAATACATTCAAAGAAGCAATTCATCAATTAGAAAAACAACTCAAACTGAaactagaaaaacaaaatttaagtcCAATCCACGAggttaaaaattgtaaacactACAATTCATGTAATAAA ttaGACGACGTGGTTAAGAATTACCACGACTCTTTATTGGATTCAGAACTGGGAAAGTCTAAATCGGCTTATGGGGCGATCAAAGTAATGGATGCTATTGAAAACAGTGACacgaaaactattaaaaaagtaTTGACCGATGAAAAAAATGTGGATATAGT AGTTCAAttatatgacttattaggaGCTGCATTAAATGAAAATTCCCATAAAGCCTTAATGGAAACACTAGACTTAACTGATGCTAAAAGCGTCGAAAAAATAGAAAGATACTTATGGAGCGCATCAATAAAATTCAATCCGAAAGTAGAAatcataaaaa gtttattatcAATCACTGATGAGAAACTAGCCAGTAAAAAAATAGTGGACACCTTATTTAACACCGTGACCGCTATGGCCAGTCGTTTGGCTCGTTACAATCACACGGACGCAAATGTTCTC attTGCGGTGAACTAGTCGTTAAAACATTGGAGAGACtggaaaaatgtaaattagaCGACGACGAATGCATACTAACGTACATCAGAGCGTTGTCTAATCTCAAACATCCGCTGTCGATGGAAGTGCTATTAAGCTTTGCACAACACGGAAACAGAAT GACTAGCGCGTACGCCATGAAAACGATTAAAATGTTTGGGCCGGATTTGTGGGACAATCGAGTGCTGAAATATTGCAACAGAATTTTCTTTCAGTTGGTCAAAGAACAGGACAGCAGCACCAGGACAATAGCACTAGCCATACTCCTGGAGTCTGATCCAGACTATGACCTGCTGAAACACGTGGTTGAGTGGCTCTCGGCACCCGGTGAGGGATACGAAATCAAGCAGTACGCATTGGAACTATTGAAGGAAATGGCTAACCA aaATGAGACCTCAGCGAGACTGTTGCGAACGGTGTTGGTTCGTGAACGGTTGAACCACTACGGCAGCATGGCTCAGAGAGGCTTGTCGTCGTGTTTTTCAAGAAAATTCATCAACTATAACAACATCACTGGACTGGTGAAAAACTCTCAACAGATATATTCGGGAGTAACCAAACGTGGGTCCGTGGATATCGTCTTGGAACATGACAACATTAAATACGACTTATGCAGT TTCGGCATGTTCACAACAGGACTCGGGTATTTTACGTCCCTGTACGACGATTCGGGCAAAAAGGACACGTCGGACGAGGCCAACTTACCGGCCACGGCTGGTCTAGAACTCGTAGTGTTCGGCGTGCACATCAGACCGTTCATTATGTTTTCTAGTCAAGGCCAGTTAATGGGACACGTCTGGGCCGGGACCGGGTCGGACAAAACACCCATCAttcag GGTATATCTCAAATGATCGAACATTTGCAATACGTGCCACTGAGCAACGGAATTACGGCCGAGCTAAACGTCAAAGGAATGTTGTCACTGGACATATCCGGTCAAATAGAAATGAGCCTTTGGAATAAAAACGCGCAATCGGTAATCGAGAAAAA CGGTGGTATCAGCATACAGGGGTCATTGAAATTGGATACAGACTTGGTAACAGACGAAGTAGACTTTGCACTGATCACCGAAGGGCTGCTACACATGCATAGCGAAGCTGAATTTGCGACAAAAATCGTTTTATGCATGCGAATTGTTTTCGTGGATACAAACGTGAC CACGACCGTAAGCAAAAGCGAAAAAGTCCATGGGCTACCCCACAAGTCACACACGACCACCACACGGACGCATCCAGTTTCCGGACGGACGTTCGCCTTAAACCAAATGGTCAACGAATTTTGTAATACCATCCATTCTCAGTGA